From one Octopus bimaculoides isolate UCB-OBI-ISO-001 chromosome 1, ASM119413v2, whole genome shotgun sequence genomic stretch:
- the LOC106880907 gene encoding F-box only protein 38: MAPCKKLKIDDDITTSPPPSQGLAEDQPMPECPQRRRSARLQLLAKSRSLYEMQLPLPDDYLAELSLEIICRILDYLPLRDVLKMECLSKKIKQAVDLHLRLRRVVDFTEGSIYGWMSDKIHDSTLAHLIGRCTELEYIYGFHPHYIGQRRQRGVNMLSIPGVVHAMSSAPKLKGIEISDIFLLEAILKYLPKLEILGTFKNRDCFFPIFCNNKLSLLSNPLITSLHLTGVVIPELPRMQTLKHLYLRFVRLTQHQPFRDFAAPSLRTFVMAHCAGPINPLRHVPLITSLAMAKSLQRLELLRVPFLGGLIQHIVDDSWRVQGFRNLQAITFGACKHALEVDLGFLIITCEAKLTDLCVQPSLTKDNLFSALTMAEVTFPNFKSLTLGFVDSFPEPGKWTAEELLTEGLVEVQENPAMITDIGMKAVGRCFPSVSHMEIYNCPHLHYPTSWFHPDTNCWSNLKNLHLRRCHAIRLEDLNAFIPMLPSLLSLHLEFMLREPPKGCARVGLSAGTGLGVSSALVQNNGADAHNQPNAAGAGAANNQGDQPPAQAAPVPPAAAAPAEAEPQHNNAEAEAAAYPPPPPQMSPPPLPPSPPPLPPSPEQPPPPLPPPPDQLAPLATSAQPLSPPLLPEHSTSQSPLPLSRDSSPHQSPVHCSSHPISTCQCSTPSTSQNCVAPSQQDYATNVAGNSSDSVPKQSGKKNSLLRSKENSSSGQKSCEINDKKSQDGESSSEDGQRIEPGDSSSNRHVPNQLAMGNNHNYLTEQNNLYSAVKAGPSGLNHTCCCTSVIANKRVNHHFGHKNTKVTKCSAEKTSKRTTKSDLHSKGAYTCYTPSVRVISTDTSSAQPSTSGLNICKSDFVNNASIPSVGSGSSASKQCTHSGGSSSNSSSNSCSSKGKDGIGGHCSSSCSSSSNENNSIGDDCCSSSSSRSNVRNCCNNVSDVRSHNSANQWLQGKHKKNLMNMAQRKRMRELDDCCPSSAGGETEGECAKSRSSNKAFSEKLSASSAISGGECSSSTTTSHMHRCNGSSSGKKYFHKFLYKKDKHSANAKSSESCSPVSEPQPSTSSSTSSDMVFDVAPPTCDKSADVPPAIGDNMQSSADTDALVSGNHSDSSKCCTFNENNLPSSSCISHSAEARLEVKCEGNGIPTVSTMSPKGKCLRSGFRTVLKSSAKTTTKSKKGCDSSPLPLLSSSLPSASSSSSSSPSSSSSSFSGSGPVKMNQSCQAVSEEIRETTKKAKENEDATKSASHSAENASGSERTSSSSSSSSSSSAAATSSNNSQNTGSSSSSRSSGSARTASSSSSSSSTSNSVQSGWTARSGPKYSYTRKSVKRKMNTCDQATSTSDPVQEEDHIQVLGVQSKTLTTLTLHMVGITNLCLLDCPNLATVSCSACRVLKKISIGKCPKLSRISFAQCKKLLEDQVIKELSPLPSDISRVLFLRPMHQLQIPMTSLFGQEDHSSGYHCLVKDHCKQPSMMVLNRKRAEILVDLLPSINSCLREILKTHENVVVPLEEKCPRSIHNFEEINEDGSILEVKTDIPWLKFFLQNYSDQKEKDMLPNTPVGRELASERLRQLGVSFIKEGIQGDYWSDSVFLVYINMCDISGLPTPDLYV, encoded by the exons ATGGCTCCATGCAAAAAATTAAAGATTGATGACGATATTACTACTTCCCCACCTCCCAGTCAAGGACTGGCCGAAGACCAGCCAATGCCAGAATGTCCCCAACGCCGTCGCAGTGCACGTTTACAGCTGTTAGCCAAATCTCGGAGCTTGTATGAAATGCAGCTGCCCTTACCTGATGACTACCTTGCAGAATTATCTTTGGAGATTATCTGCCGTATTTTGGATTATTTACCACTCCGTGATGTTCTTAAAATGGAATGCCTTAGCAAGAAAATCAAACAG gcCGTTGATCTTCATCTCCGCCTGCGACGAGTGGTTGACTTCACAGAAGGTAGTATATATGGCTGGATGTCAGATAAAATACATGACTCAACTCTTGCTCACTTAATCGGACGGTGTACAGAACTGGAATACATCTATGGCTTCCACCCTCATTACATCGGCCAGCGGAGACAGCGAGGAGTTAATATGTTAAGTATACCTGGTGTCGTTCATGCCATGTCATCAGCTCCGAAACTGAAAGGGATCgaaatttcagatattttcttgtTGGAAGCTATTTTGAAATACCTCCccaagcttgaaattttgggcaCATTTAAGAACCGTGACTGTTTCTTCCCAATCTTCTGCAACAACAAACTGTCCCTTCTTTCAAATCCTTTGATTACATCCTTGCACCTCACTGGGGTTGTCATACCTGAATTACCTCGTATGCAAACTTTGAAGCACCTGTATCTACGATTTGTACGGCTCACTCAACACCAGCCATTTCGTGACTTTGCTGCTCCCTCCCTGCGGACTTTTGTTATGGCCCATTGTGCCGGACCTATCAACCCTCTAAGGCATGTCCCGCTGATCACATCTTTGGCTATGGCAAAGTCACTTCAACGTTTGGAGCTACTCAGGGTGCCATTTCTAG GTGGACTAATTCAACACATTGTGGATGACAGTTGGCGTGTACAGGGCTTTCGAAACCTGCAGGCTATTACATTTGGTGCCTGTAAACATGCTTTGGAAGTGGATCTTGGTTTTCTAATTATTACCTGTGAAGCAAA ACTAACCGATCTCTGTGTGCAGCCATCTCTAACAAAGGACAACCTCTTCTCTGCCCTCACTATGGCTGAAGTTACATTCCCAAATTTCAAGTCTTTAACTTTAGGTTTTGTAGACTCTTTCCCTGAACCAG gTAAATGGACTGCTGAAGAACTTCTAACAGAAGGTCTGGTTGAAGTACAAGAAAATCCAGCTATGATCACAGATATTGGGATGAAGGCAGTGGGACGTTGTTTTCCATCTGTTAGCCATATGGAAATCTATAATTGTCCTCATCTTCATTACCCAACTTCTTGGTTTCATCCAg ATACCAATTGCTGGTCAAACTTGAAAAATTTACATCTCAGAAGATGCCATGCAATACGGCTTGAAGATTTAAATGCATTTATACCAATGCTTCCATCTTTGTTGTCCCTACATTTAGAATTTATGCTGAGAGAACCACCAAAAGGCTGTGCAAG AGTTGGCCTTAGTGCCGGGACTGGGCTTGGAGTTTCATCTGCTCTTGTACAGAATAATGGAGCCGATGCCCATAACCAACCAAATGCTGCAGGTGCTGGGGCTGCAAATAATCAAGGGGACCAACCTCCAGCTCAAGCTGCTCCTGTgcctccagcagcagcagcacctgcAGAAGCAGAACCTCAACACAACAATGCAGAAGCTGAAGCAGCAGCAtaccctccccctcctcctcaaaTGTCACCTCCTCCATTGCCACCTTCACCCCCACCGTTGCCACCTTCACCGGAACAACCTCCACCACCCTTACCACCACCTCCTGACCAACTTGCACCATTGGCAACATCAGCACAACCATTGTCACCACCGCTATTGCCTGAACACTCAACTTCACAGTCACCACTCCCACTCTCTCGAGATTCTTCCCCCCATCAATCACCTGTACATTGTTCGTCACATCCCATCTCCACTTGTCAGTGTTCTACACCTTCAACCAGTCAGAACTGTGTAGCACCATCTCAGCAGGATTACGCCACCAATGTTGCCGGTAACAGTTCTGATTCAGTTCCAAAACAGAGTGGGAAGAAAAATAGTCTTCTACGTAGTAAAGAAAATTCTAGCAGCGGTCAGAAATCATGTGAAATCAATGATAAGAAAAGTCAAGATGGTGAGTCATCTTCTGAAGATGGGCAGAGAATTGAACCTGGGGACAGCAGTTCAAACAGACATGTGCCTAACCAACTGGCTATGGGTAATAATCACAATTATCTGACAGAGCAGAACAACTTGTACTCAGCTGTTAAGGCTGGTCCCTCAGGACTTAATCATACTTGTTGTTGTACCTCTGTCATTGCAAACAAACGGGTCAACCATCATTTTG GTCATAAAAACACCAAAGTGACAAAGTGTTCTGCAGAGAAGACTAGTAAGCGTACCACGAAATCTGACCTGCACTCCAAAGGAGCATACACCTGCTACACTCCTTCAGTTCGTGTTATCTCCACAGATACATCATCTGCTCAGCCCTCAACAAGTGGCTTGAATATCTGCAAGTCTGACTTTGTAAACAACGCTAGCATTCCATCTGTTGGAAGTGGATCCTCAGCCTCGAAACAATGCACCcacagtggtggcagcagcagcaacagtagtagtaatagttgtagtagcaaGGGGAAAGATGGAATAGGTGgccattgtagtagtagttgtagtagcagtagtaatgaaAACAATAGTATTGGTGatgattgttgtagtagtagtagtagtcgtagtaatgTTCGAAATTGTTGTAATAATGTCAGTGATGTTAGGAGTCACAACAGTGCCAATCAGTGGTTACAAGGGAAACACAAGAAAAACTTAATGAATATGGCTCAAAGGAAAAGGATGAGAGAGCTGGATGATTGCTGTCCTTCATCGGCAGGAGGAGAAACGGAAGGAGAATGTGCCAAGTCACGTTCATCTAACAAAGCCTTTTCAGAAAAATTGTCAGCCTCCTCTGCAATTTCTGGAGGAGAGTGCAGCTCAAGCACTACCACCAGCCACATGCACAGGTGTAACGGATCCTCATCCggtaagaaatattttcataagttCCTTTACAAAAAAGACAAACATTCTGCAAATGCAAAATCCTCTGAAAGTTGTTCTCCTGTCTCTGAACCTCAGCCTTCTACATCGTCATCGACATCTTCAGACATGGTGTTCGATGTGGCGCCACCAACCTGTGATAAATCAGCTGATGTCCCACCAGCAATAGGGGATAATATGCAATCTTCTGCTGATACCGATGCCTTAGTCAGCGGAAACCATAGCGACAGTAGTAAGTGCTGTACATTCAATGAAAACAACCTGCCTTCGAGTTCTTGCATCTCTCATTCTGCTGAAGCTCGCTTAGAAGTAAAATGTGAGGGAAATGGGATTCCGACCGTGTCGACAATGTCACCGAAAGGGAAGTGCCTTCGGAGTGGTTTCAGAACAGTCCTGAAGAGCAGTGCCAAGACAACAACTAAGTCCAAAAAAGGCTGTGATAGTTCACCCTTACCATTGCTTTCATCTTCATTACCTTCcgcttcctcctcttcatcatcatcaccatcatcgtcatcatcatcattttctggcAGTGGCCCTGTCAAAATGAACCAGTCTTGCCAAGCTGTCAGCGAAGAAATTCGAGAGActacaaagaaagcaaaagagaatgaGGATGCCACTAAGTCAGCCTCACATTCAGCTGAGAATGCCAGTGGAAGTgagagaacatcatcatcatcgtcgtcatcatcatcctcatcggcAGCAGCAACTAGTAGCAACAATTCTCAAAATaccggtagcagcagcagcagcagaagcagtggtTCTGCTCGTactgcatcatcatcgtcgtcgtcgtcatccacTTCAAATTCAGTGCAGTCAGGATGGACTGCTAGATCAGGTCCGAAGTACAGCTATACGCGTAAGTCAGTCAAACGTAAAATGAACACCTGTGACCAAGCTACCAGCACCAGTGATCCTGTACAGGAAGAAGATCACATTCAG GTACTTGGAGTTCAGTCCAAGACTCTGACAACCCTGACATTGCATATGGTTGGAATAACAAATCTCTGCCTTCTTGACTGTCCAAATCTGGCTACCGTCTCGT gTAGTGCATGTCGTGTGTTGAAGAAGATCTCCATTGGGAAGTGTCCCAAGTTGTCCAGGATATCTTTTGCACAGTGCAAAAAACTGTTGGAAGACCAGGTTATCAAAGAGCTTTCTCCATTGCCTTCTGATATATCACGAGTTTTGTTTCTCAGACCAATGCATCAG CTACAGATTCCCATGACATCGTTGTTTGGTCAAGAAGATCATTCTAGTGGCTACCACTGTCTGGTTAAAGACCATTGCAAGCAGCCTTCTATGATGGTGCTGAATAGAAAACGTGCAGAGATTTTGGTAGATTTACTTCCTAGTATTAACAG cTGCCTgagagaaattttaaaaactCATGAAAATGTAGTGGTTCCATTGGAAGAAAAATGTCCAAGATCCATTCACAATTTTGAGG AAATCAATGAAGATGGAAGTATATTAGAAGTAAAAACAGACATTCCATGGTTGAAGTTCTTTTTGCAAAATTATTCTGACCAAAAGGAAAAGG ACATGCTGCCAAATACTCCTGTCGGTCGAGAGCTTGCATCAGAGCGTCTACGACAGTTGGGAGTAAGTTTTATCAAAGAAGGCATCCAGGGCGATTATTGGTCTGACAGTGTATTTctcgtgtatataaacatgtgtgacaTCTCTGGCCTTCCAACTCCAGACCTTTATGTATGA